A region from the Excalfactoria chinensis isolate bCotChi1 chromosome 11, bCotChi1.hap2, whole genome shotgun sequence genome encodes:
- the CTU2 gene encoding cytoplasmic tRNA 2-thiolation protein 2 codes for MCDTAGPCGECGEGPVRRRRGPVCSQPRPCVKCGDGPAAVVIRIGDAFCRACFREYFVHKFRAMLGKNRVIFPGEKVLLALSGGMASSAMLRQVQEGLSRETAKRLRFVPGVIYIDEGAVCGQSLVQREQTLTRMEALLQETGFPYYLASLEQALELPGSILHRGPGGDSEPSSSYKSAVEGFIQQRRKEEASGDGDTSTAGLSTQDGPTGDSHACLPAAARTEELQQLFDSAETLTAKEELLQMLRSHLLLHTARTQGYTKVMTGESCTRVAIKLLTNLALGRGAFLAMDTGFVDTRHGDVTVVRPMRDYMAKEIAFYNHFFGVPTVITPPLQAKRREKTSIHRLMENFLLRLQVDFPSTISTVYRTGEKLSVAPAEANSEQQRCLLCLCALDIAGEEELALEPTLVKETGNGAESRAAFIPLLCYSCRLTFKEMGPPATLPSYVRTEAERRNCRALMKEQIQEFLLEDDDEEEPGGS; via the exons ATGTGTGATACGGCGGGGCCGTGCGGGGAGTGCGGGGAAGGGCCGGTGCGGCGCCGCCGTGGCCCCGTGTGCAG CCAACCGCGGCCGTGCGTGAAGTGCGGAGATGGGCCCGCCGCCGTCGTCATCCGAATCGGGGATGCGTTCTGTCG AGCCTGTTTCCGTGAGTACTTTGTGCACAAGTTCCGTGCCATGCTGGGCAAGAATCGAGTCATCTTCCCAGGAGAGAAG gtgctgctggcgCTGTCGGGTGGGATGGCCTCCAGTGCCATGCTGCGACAGGTCCAAGAG GGGCTGAGCCGTGAGACGGCCAAGAGGCTGCGTTTCGTGCCTGGAGTCATCTACATTGATG aGGGAGCAGTGTGCGGGCAGAGCCTGGTGCAACGGGAGCAAACCCTGACCCGCATGGAGGCCCTGCTACAGGAAACTGGCTTCCCCTACTACTTGGCCTCCCTGGAGCAG GCCTTGGAGCTGCCTGGCTCAATCCTGCATCGGGGCCCTGGTGGGGACAGTGAACCAAGCTCTTCTTACAAGTCAGCTGTAGAGGGTTTCATCCAGCAGCGGCGGAAGGAGGAGGCCAGTGGGGATGGTGACACCTCGactgcagggctcagcacccAGGATGGTCCCACAGGGGACTCCcatgcctgcctgcctgcagctgcccgcactgaggagctgcagcagctctttgaCTCAGCAGAGACGCTGACGGCaaaggaggagctgctgcagatgctgag GAGCCACCTCCTCCTGCACACTGCCCGCACACAGGGCTACACCAAGGTGATGACAGGTGAGAGCTGCACCCGAGTGGCCATCAAGCTGCTCACCAACCTGGCTCTGGGGCGCGGCGCCTTCCTCGCTATGGACACA GGCTTTGTGGACACTCGTCACGGTGACGTGACAGTAGTGCGTCCCATGCGGGACTATATGGCCAAGGAAATTGCATTCTACAACCACTTCTTTGGCGTCCCCACAGTCATCACACCACCCCTCCAAGCCAAG CGCCGGGAGAAGACCAGCATCCACCGCCTGATGGAGAACTTCCTGCTGAGGTTGCAGGTGGATTTCCCCTCCACCATCAGCACTGTGTATCG GACGGGTGAGAAGCTGAGCGTGGCTCCAGCAGAAGCAAACAGTGAacagcagcgctgcctgctctgcctctgTGCCCTGGACATAGCTGGGG AGGAGGAGCTGGCCTTAGAGCCCACGCTGGTGAAAGAGACAGGGAACGG ggctgagagcagagctgccttcATCCCACTGCTGTGCTACAGCTGCCGCCTCACTTTCAAGGAAATG GGTCCCCCAGCCACGCTGCCATCCTATGTGCGCACCGAAGCTGAGCGCAGGAACTGCAG GGCTCTGATGAAGGAGCAGATCCAGGAATTCCTGCTGGAGGATGATGATGAGGAGGAGCCTGGTGGGAGCTGA
- the RNF166 gene encoding E3 ubiquitin-protein ligase RNF166, which translates to MTSRRTATSRRPPLTLAAAMFRSLLVAAAQRPQAPGPGPPRPPPPSGPAAEALEAQFSCPICLEVFHRAVGIAGCGHTFCGECLQPCLQVPSPLCPLCRMPFDPKKVEKASSVEKQLSSYKAPCRGCSKKVTLAKMRSHVSSCAKVQEQMANCPKFVPVVPTSQPIPSNIPNRSTFVCPYCGARNLDQQELVKHCMENHRNDPNKVVCPVCSAMPWGDPSYKSANFLQHLLHRHKFSYDTFVDYNIDEEAALQAALALSLSEN; encoded by the exons ATGACGTCACGACGCACGGCGACGTCACGCCGCCCCCCCCTCACGCTGGCCGCCGCCATGTTCCGCAGCCTGCTGGTGGCGGCGGCGCAGCGCCCCCAGGCCCCGGGGCCCGGCcctccccgcccgccgcccccctcCGGTCCCGCTGCCGAGGCGTTGGAAGCGCAGTTCAGCTGCCCCATCTGCCTGGAGGTCTTCCACCGCGCCGTCGGCATCGCGGGCTGCGGCCACAC GTTCTGCGGGGAGTGCCTCCAGCCCTGCCTCCAGGTGCCATCCCCACTCTGCCCACTCTGCCGCATGCCATTTGACCCTAAGAAAGTAGAGAAGGCTTCCAGCGTGGAGAAACAGCTCTCATCCTACAAGGCTccctgcagaggctgcagcaagAAG GTGACCTTAGCAAAAATGCGGTCTCACGTCTCGTCTTGTGCAAAGGTGCAGGAGCAGATGGCCAACTGCCCCAAGTTCGTTCCAGTTGTCCCCACATCCCAGCCTATCCCCAG CAATATTCCCAATCGCTCAACGTTTGTGTGCCCGTATTGTGGGGCCCGGAATCTGGACCAGCAGGAACTGGTAAAGCACTGCATGGAAAACCACCGCAACGACCCCAACAAagtg GTGTGCCCAGTGTGCTCAGCCATGCCCTGGGGGGACCCCAGCTACAAGAGTGCAAActtcctgcagcatctcctgcacCGGCACAAGTTCTCCTATGATACCTTTGTG GACTATAACATCGACGaggaggcagcactgcaggctgctctggctCTGTCACTGTCTGAGAACTGA
- the MVD gene encoding diphosphomevalonate decarboxylase: protein MAAERGTARVTCTAPVNIAVIKYWGKRDTDLILPINSSLSVTLHQDQLRTTTTAAACRDFTEDRLWLNGEEVDATQPRLQACLREVRRLARKRRGDDAAAPLSLSYKVHVASENNFPTAAGLASSAAGYACLVSALARLYGVEGELSEVARRGSGSACRSMLGGFVQWHRGERSDGRDSVAQQLAPETHWPELSVLVLVVSGEKKAVGSTAGMQTSVDTSPLLKYRAEVVVPERMTRMARCIQDRDFETFGQLTMQDSNQFHATCLDTFPPIFYLNDISQRIIALAHRFNAHHGCTKVAYTFDAGPNAVVFMLEDTVDEFVEVVRRSFPPSSNGDQFLRGRPVGTAVLPEELVSAVVVDLVPGAIRYILHTKPGPGPQLLDDPSQHLLGPDGLPCHSA from the exons ATGGCGGCCGAGCGGGGCACGGCGCGGGTCACCTGCACGGCACCCGTTAACATCGCCGTCATCAAATACT GGGGTAAACGTGACACCGACCTCATCCTGCCCATCAACTCCTCGCTCAGTGTCACGCTGCACCAGGACCAG CTGAGGACCACAACCACAGCTGCTGCGTGCCGTGACTTCACCGAGGACCGCCTGTGGCTGAATGGAGAGGAGGTGGATGCAACACAGCCCCGGCTGCAGGCCTGTCTGCGGGAGg TGCGGCGCTTGGCCCGCAAGAGACGTGGTGACGATGCTGCAGCCCCGCTCAGCCTCTCCTACAAAGTGCACGTCGCCTCTGAGAACAACTTCCCCACTGCTGCCGGGTTGGCATCCTCAGCTGCTGGCTACGCCTGCCTGG TGTCGGCGCTGGCACGGCTGTATGGTGTGGAGGGGGAGCTGTCGGAGGTGGCACGGCGCGGGTCGGGCAGCGCGTGTCGCAGTATGTTGGGGGGCTTCGTGCAGTGGCACCGTGGGGAGAGGTCGGATGGCAGGGACAGCGTGGCACAGCAGCTGGCACCTGAGACACACTGGCCGGAGCTGAGCGTCCTCGTGCTGGTG GTCAGCGGGGAGAAGAAGGCGGTGGGCAGCACGGCGGGGATGCAGACCAGTGTGGACACCAGCCCCCTGCTGAAg TACCGTGCTGAGGTGGTGGTGCCGGAGCGCATGACCCGCATGGCACGCTGCATCCAGGATCGGGACTTCGAGACCTTTGGCCAGCTGACCATGCAGGACAGCAACCAGTTCCACGCCACCTGCCTTGACACCTTCCCCCCCATCTTCTACCTCAATGACATCTCGCAGCGCATCATCGCCCTGGCACACCGCTTCAACGCCCACCATGGGTGCACCAAG GTGGCCTACACCTTCGATGCTGGCCCCAACGCGGTCGTCTTCATGCTGGAGGACACGGTGGATGAGTTTGTGGAGGTGGTGAGACGCAGCTTCCCACCCAGCTCCAATGGGGACCA gttCCTTCGAGGCCGGCCCGTTGGCACAGCGGTGCTGCCAGAGGAGCTGGTGTCAGCCGTGGTGGTGGATCTGGTACCGGGGGCCATTCGCTACATCCTACACACCAag CCTGGCCCTGGCCCACAGCTCCTGGATGACCCCAGCCAGCACCTGCTGGGCCCCGATGGGCTGCCATGCCACTCTGCCTGA
- the CYBA gene encoding cytochrome b-245 light chain, whose amino-acid sequence MGQIEWAMWANEQALAAGLIMLTGGIVAVAGQFKGWYFAAYAIAAGAFVCLLEYPRSKRQKGSTMERCGQKYMTAVLKVFGPLTRNYYIRAILHAALAVPAGFLLSTILGTVCLGIASGIYLLAAVRGEEWRPIEQKPRERPHMGDTIKQPPSNPPPRPPADARRKQAAEVGGQVNPIPVEAE is encoded by the exons ATGGGGCAGATCGAGTGGGCCATGTGGGCCAACGAACAGGCGCTGGCGGCAGGGCTGA TCATGCTGACCGGAGGGATCGTGGCGGTGGCGGGGCAGTTCAAGGGGTGGTACTTCGCTGCTTACGCCAT tgctgcaggcgCCTTCGTCTGCCTGTTGGAGTACCCGCGTAGCAAGAGGCAGAAGGGCTCCACCATGGAGCGCTG TGGCCAGAAGTACatgacagcagtgctgaaggtGTTTGGACCCCTCACCCGGAACTACTACATCCGTGCCATCCTGCATGCAGC GCTGGCCGTCCCTGCTGGCTTCTTGCTCTCCACCATCCTGGGCACCGTCTGTCTGGGCATTGCCAGTGGCATCTACCTGCTG GCAGCGGTACGTGGGGAGGAATGGAGACCCATTGAGCAGAAGCCCCGGGAGCGGCCGCACATGGGGGACACCATCAAGCAGCCCCCCAGCAACCCCCCACCCCGACCCCCTGCTGATGCACGCAGGAAGCAGGCGGCAGAAGTGGGGGGGCAGGTGAACCCCATCCCTGTAGAGGCTGAGTAA